The Manihot esculenta cultivar AM560-2 chromosome 8, M.esculenta_v8, whole genome shotgun sequence genomic interval CAAAACCACATCATGGAGATGGATCACAGCCATGTCTTATGGTTCCCTGTCGACCTAGAAATCAATTTACAAATGCTGCCTTGTCCTTCACCATCTATACTTAAGCACCATCAAATGTACATGTGGGTCACACTTGAGACTATACATTGCCTATGGGTCCCTCAAGACTCATGACTCATCATTTTTTTCTGTTAGTCAGCATCTCTTCTAATTAGTCACCATTTGATTTGATGGCAAGTGTTTTTAGTTAAATTCAGAAAtatcttatttttttcataataagatttttttgaactttaatattaACATTGCAAACATATAAGATAGAGATGCTAACCCATCAATTTCTAGCTATAACTCTTATTTGGATACAAGTTAAAATTGATATAATCTTATcttactaataaaaaaatactaatttttttttatctacatTTGAATGTATAACTGGTTTTAtatactaatttattttattattgaaataaataaaaattaaatataagaaTAAGATCAACATTATTGAAATATGGGTAAAgcaacattttttttaaatagcagCACTTAATTGTAAAGGGATTTAATTTtgcaatttctttttaaaattgccGCAATTTATGAAACCTCTATTAGCTATCCAAAACTGTAATCACATGGAAGGAAGAGACCAGAAGGTCGAATCTTGGTATTTTCATTACTGATTAACATCCAATGCTTAAGTTACTACTGAGTGAGTCACCAATCTCTAAAATAAACTATATAATATTCTTATTTGTGTGAAACTCATCACTTGCAGAAAGAATACTACATCGACAGATAcgaaaaattcaaattatatataatagctagtataatattactaaataatttgagttAATCATTTTGCGCTTTTAAAGGGTAagttcaaaagttatttgaatCAATTTAGACCGGATAAACTATCCTTGTGCCTAGAACActatcttttctctcttcttcaaGATTCATTTCAAAAAAGGAACATTAAATTGGCAACGTGTATATATAAACTTTGGCACTGGAGAAATGTTAAGAAAAATGTTATTACGCCTAACAGATACTACTTGGAAATTTGGCAATCTAGCTAGTTCGCAAAGTCATAAATTGAGCCTACTGGAAATCACTGAAAAAACAAAGAAACCTAAAGATATGTGGGTTTACAGACAATAATAGGGCTCTTGACACTGTGCTCAGAATCCTTCCACTCAAGCGAAGCTGATAGGACATCTGTTCCCTCTGCCATAGGACCACCCTTCACTATAACCTTGAAATTTTGCTTTTCGTGCACTCTAGTGAATGTTAAAGTCTCTGGTATAACTTTGACTGAAAGGCCATTTGGAGCTGTCACAGTTGCTTTATACACTGATTTTCCAGGCCCCACTTCAGTCACCGTCCGATAGAATACCGCCGAAATACTGGAGTCAGCAGTTTTGAGCTGTGCATGCATGGTTGGGTAGTTGAGGCCATCGGTGCCTCGTGCAGGTTTATAGTCTGAGCAATTGTACTTTTTCTTGCCACCAATTAGTAGACCAATGGTTGTGGCATTGTAGCCTTCCTTGCATAGGAAACTAAGGTAGAAACTTAGTGAATTGTCATAGATGAGGCCTGGATGAACTGCCTTTATTGGGTTAATTTGGCCTGATCCTGATCCCAAGTCTGAAAATTCATCTTTGATTTTCAAGGGCGTGGCTGTAGTCATTAGAGCTGACTTGATTGCAGCTGGCGACCAGTCAGGGTGGAAGCTCTTGACATAGGCTGCAGCTGCAGAAGCATGAGGGCAAGACATAGATGTTCCTGATATAATGTTGAATGTGGAGTATCTATCGTCACCTGGCTCCCCCGTTATTGTTACCAATTTAGAGTAGGCAGCTAATATGTCTAGCCCTGGCGCAGTCAGATCAGGCTGTCCAATACAAACTTTTAGCCTCATGTTGAGAAATTGTATGATATCACCGTTATACATGCAATACTAGAGGAAGATAATTTGCAGTTAACAATGGTAATTAAACTTCTTTGGTAGAATCTCAAGCAATGGAACTGTGAGGTTCTAATGGAATGTAAATGGATCGGTCAAAGACAAACCTGGACATGCTGCAAATGGAGGAGTCTTAAGAGATAGTAATGGTGTTTTTCTTTGCATTTTCTCTTGTTTTATTGTGCAGGTGGATTCTAATGTGGCTGAATTTCTAGCCATAGAAAAGGCACTGAGCATTCTGGCGTCCATGAGAGATATTTGGGCTTTTAATGAAGCAAGTAGATTCCATGTGAAACTAATTGGGTAGCTAATGCTCTGGCAAAGAAAGGAATCATGAGAAAGAATCACTTTGTGGCATGGATATCTTGGGTCTCTTGTTTTGTTTATATTGTTATTTCGACCTCCAGTtttgtttatggttttgggtTTGTTATAGTTGCTATggtttctttcttctctttaaACTGGATTGCTCTATTTTGGTCTTATTTTAGCTGTATCAGATCAGATTTCTTCTCTTAGCATGTAAGTACCTTGGTCTGGGTCTGTTTACTCTGatatatgaataaaattttttctttatttaaaaaaaagataatatgaCCAACCTTGAGGATGTTGAGGCTGAGTAATTGAGGTCCTCTGGATGAGAAAGATGCCAAAGCAGGAGCACGAATTTTGGCAGTTTTGGTCTTGTAGATAACAGCCTGAGGATTCCTGCAAATATTGATTCATTACAACCAtagatttcaattaaaaaaacatGTAATTCATTGAGAAGAATGTGATTAGGGGTGAATCAAGAACATACTTGGTTGTGTTAATGTAGTGATCTATCTTGTGGCCTTCCTTGAGGTTGACACTAGTAGCTGGTACTAGAGTGCTGAAAGCGATGTCTGTTTGTGAATCTACAGATATGATTAGTCCAGCTCCGTTTAGCTGTCTAATGGTGTAATCTTGGCCATTGTCCCCACGACAGTACACAATTCTTCCCTTCACTTTGTCCATTCCTAGCGTCCCGGAAGCACAAGCACTATACCACCAATGTCATCAGCATTCAATTAGGAACTCCAAGTGAAAATATGGGAAAGAAACAAGTGGGTAACActcaaattatataaaatttctccttaaaaagaatgTGTTCCAAACAAACGCATAATATTAGGCGCACATTCTCTCTATCGCCGTAtgtaaaaagaattaaaattttactataatgaaaaaatataatacaaTCTCTTAAAACTATTAAAGTCCTAATTTTAGTATGATTTCAAAATACCGCTTTCAGTCTGTTTTTCGAAAtctcatataatataaaattaaaaaatacaattatttaTATTCTCTTACAATACAAGATTCAAACGGTAACTCAAATTTTATGTACCGGTAACTCAAATTTTATGTATCATTTGGATCGCAGAAtgaaactttttaattataaatatatttaaaatcaattgaaGTCACATAATTAATAGAGATAAAAGTATGGAACGAAGAGAGAAAACATAAGAATATCTACAATTTGCATAAGTTAGAGGTACTCTTAAAATTTGTTGAAGTATGCAAATACCTGATATTCCCATAGAAACCAAAAGTAACATTAGTTGCATGAGCGCCATTGGTTAAAGGGTAAATCTTCTTCTTTGGTGAAAATGTGTTGATTGCAAGTTTTCCCTACCAACCAAAAcccagttatatatatatatatatatatatatatattagtacAGACTATGTCTGCAAATTTACATACAAATGAAACAACTTACAGAAGCTTTCATGCCATTGCCAAGTTTGAGTGAAGTAATGAACTGCCTATCTATGCTAGAAGCAGCCACTGTCATGATccatggtgcaacattttccaCAGTTGATAACTGAGGCCCGTTGTTCCCAGCTGAACATGAAGTCAATATCCCCTTCTTCATGGCATGAAATGATCCAATGCTAATCGGGTCCTCAAAATAATTCCTGCTAAATCCTCCAATTGAAACTGATAATATGTCTACTCCATCAGCAATTGCATCATCAAAACCAGCTAATAAGTCCATGTCTGAACAGCCTCCTTCCCAGCAGACTTTGTACATGGCAATGCGGGCTGATGGGACGCCGCCGCGGGCTGTTCCGTTTGCTATACCATATAAGCTTGCACCATTCACGGCAACACCAGCTGCGATGGAGGAAGTGTGCGTGCCATGGCCGTCATCATCTGCTGGACTTTGTTGTCCTGGATCCGTTTTTTCCAGGTGGTAGTATTTTGCACCAATTACCTTGCTGCTCATATCAGAAATTTAAGGGTTCACCATTAAAATCCCATGATAGAGAAATTGAAAGTTGTTATTCTTAGGGAATTACTCAAAACTTGTTCCTGTAATTTCTGTAAGCCTTAGAGGACGAGTCCTACTGTTGTAGGTTTTTCTTCAATCTTAAGTACCTATAATTACTTAGGCATGAAACATTGAGCCAAAACCAATTGATAGTTTTTTAAAGAACAATTGGATTCGACTGGATTCAAACTCCAAATCTCTCATCCAAAAACAAAAATACGTTGCAATTTACTTAAGATATATTGGTATGTTTGAAAGGGTATGTttggaattaatttttttagtaagaTACAAACTATAATTCTTGAACCCTTTTCACCGGAAGAGAAATATTCCTAAATGTTTATGTCAAAATAGAAAAAGGTTAATACTTATTGCAGCCTGTGAAGTTTGCTCCTACTGCACATTTTCCTTTCCATTTACTAGGGGGAGGTCCATAGCCGTGATCATTGAAGCTGGGAGACTCCACATAAATTCCTGAAGCAAAAGAAATGAAagggttaataaaaaaaatggtgAATCTATCAGATGCTGTCAGGAATTCTTGTATTCTTCCACCATTACAGGAAGAGTGCAATTTTCTTACCAGTATCCAGCAAACCCACGATGATGCTGCTCTCCGTTTTGTGTCTTCTGTTTATTGTTTGTTTCATTCCTAGAAAATCCCATGATCTTGTCGTGTGAAGTTTGTTCCTAGCGTTTTTAAACACCGACACCACACTCTCTTCCTCTGCATGTGCATACCAAGGCCATTAACATTTGAAGTGTATTTTTAGTGTCCGAGTTATCAAAAAGCTGTGTGGTCTCAAGTTCGAGTTTCCTCAGAGTGATTGAACCAAAAAAAAGAATAtgttttttgtaaaattatacatataaaCACACACATACCTTGTAGTCTTTCCACTTCATGAGGTAATAGTCTGGCTGCAAACCCATTGAAGCTCTTTCCATAGCTGTGTATTTTGGATTCTCTGGCTATAGACTCACtggaaacaaaagaaaaaaaaaagaagaatattGATAGCATATCCAATTTAGACTTGTTTCTGTGAATTGTTTTTGTCATGAAAAAAGATGGGTAGAAattcatatatacatatatataaatattggtGGAAAGCTTCACGATGTCGTTTAATGGAAAAAACTTGTACGCTCTGCTTTGGGGAGAAAAAAACATACAAGCCAGAACatatgattaaaaaatttaattatggctaatatatattaatgaataaaa includes:
- the LOC110621766 gene encoding subtilisin-like protease SBT4.15 encodes the protein MLSIFFFFFSFVSSESIARESKIHSYGKSFNGFAARLLPHEVERLQEEESVVSVFKNARNKLHTTRSWDFLGMKQTINRRHKTESSIIVGLLDTGIYVESPSFNDHGYGPPPSKWKGKCAVGANFTGCNNKVIGAKYYHLEKTDPGQQSPADDDGHGTHTSSIAAGVAVNGASLYGIANGTARGGVPSARIAMYKVCWEGGCSDMDLLAGFDDAIADGVDILSVSIGGFSRNYFEDPISIGSFHAMKKGILTSCSAGNNGPQLSTVENVAPWIMTVAASSIDRQFITSLKLGNGMKASGKLAINTFSPKKKIYPLTNGAHATNVTFGFYGNISACASGTLGMDKVKGRIVYCRGDNGQDYTIRQLNGAGLIISVDSQTDIAFSTLVPATSVNLKEGHKIDHYINTTKNPQAVIYKTKTAKIRAPALASFSSRGPQLLSLNILKPDLTAPGLDILAAYSKLVTITGEPGDDRYSTFNIISGTSMSCPHASAAAAYVKSFHPDWSPAAIKSALMTTATPLKIKDEFSDLGSGSGQINPIKAVHPGLIYDNSLSFYLSFLCKEGYNATTIGLLIGGKKKYNCSDYKPARGTDGLNYPTMHAQLKTADSSISAVFYRTVTEVGPGKSVYKATVTAPNGLSVKVIPETLTFTRVHEKQNFKVIVKGGPMAEGTDVLSASLEWKDSEHSVKSPIIVCKPTYL